One stretch of Chryseobacterium fluminis DNA includes these proteins:
- the odhB gene encoding 2-oxoglutarate dehydrogenase complex dihydrolipoyllysine-residue succinyltransferase, whose amino-acid sequence MSVLEMKVPSPGESITEVEIATWLVKDGDYVEKDQPIAEVDSDKATLELPAEESGIITLKAEEGDVVQVGQVVCLIDRDAAKPAGGAAPAAETPKQEEAPKAAEPVKQEAPKPAAPTQTYATGAPSPAAKKILDEKGIDASQVSGSGRDGRISKSDAELAAVPAMGGNSLTATGSRSTTTTKLSVLRRKIAQRLVSVKNETAMLTTFNEVDMSEIFRLRKQYKEEFAQKHGVGLGFMSFFTKAVTRALQMYPDVNASIDGDFKVNYDFCDISIAVSGPKGLMVPVLRNAENMSFSSVEANIKDLAVKVRDGKITVDEMTGGTFTITNGGTFGSMLSTPIINPPQSAILGMHNIIQRPVAVDGQVVIRPMMYVAMSYDHRIIDGKESVGFLVAVKEAIDNPVEILMGGDERKGLGL is encoded by the coding sequence ATGTCAGTTTTAGAAATGAAAGTTCCTTCGCCGGGCGAATCAATTACAGAAGTTGAAATTGCTACCTGGCTTGTAAAGGATGGTGATTACGTAGAAAAAGACCAACCGATTGCTGAAGTGGATTCAGACAAAGCTACCCTGGAATTGCCTGCTGAAGAAAGTGGAATTATTACGCTTAAAGCGGAAGAAGGTGATGTAGTACAGGTAGGTCAGGTAGTTTGTTTAATTGATAGAGATGCTGCAAAACCTGCAGGTGGCGCTGCTCCTGCTGCTGAAACTCCAAAACAGGAAGAAGCTCCAAAAGCGGCAGAACCGGTAAAGCAGGAAGCTCCAAAGCCTGCTGCTCCAACTCAGACTTATGCGACAGGTGCTCCATCTCCAGCGGCTAAAAAAATCCTCGACGAAAAAGGGATTGATGCTTCTCAGGTTTCAGGATCAGGAAGAGACGGTAGAATTTCTAAATCTGATGCCGAGCTGGCAGCGGTACCTGCAATGGGAGGAAATTCATTGACGGCTACAGGCTCAAGATCTACAACCACCACTAAACTTTCAGTTCTTAGAAGAAAAATTGCTCAGAGATTGGTTTCTGTGAAAAATGAAACTGCCATGTTGACCACATTCAACGAAGTTGACATGTCTGAGATCTTTAGACTAAGAAAACAATATAAAGAGGAATTTGCTCAGAAGCACGGTGTAGGACTTGGTTTCATGTCTTTCTTCACTAAAGCAGTTACCAGAGCATTACAGATGTATCCGGATGTTAATGCATCCATTGACGGAGATTTCAAGGTAAACTATGATTTCTGCGATATTTCAATTGCTGTTTCAGGTCCTAAAGGATTAATGGTTCCTGTACTGAGAAATGCTGAAAATATGTCTTTCAGCAGTGTGGAAGCCAATATTAAAGATCTGGCAGTTAAAGTAAGAGACGGTAAAATAACTGTTGACGAAATGACAGGTGGTACCTTCACCATTACCAACGGCGGTACTTTCGGATCTATGTTGTCTACTCCGATTATCAACCCTCCTCAGTCTGCGATCCTGGGAATGCACAACATTATCCAGAGACCGGTAGCCGTAGACGGACAGGTAGTCATTCGTCCGATGATGTATGTAGCCATGTCTTATGACCACAGAATTATCGACGGAAAAGAGTCCGTAGGGTTCCTTGTTGCGGTAAAAGAAGCTATCGACAATCCTGTTGAAATCCTAATGGGAGGAGACGAAAGAAAGGGTCTTGGCTTATAA
- a CDS encoding glycosyltransferase family 2 protein, producing MSKKIAVAILNWNGKNWLEKFLPSVIRYSPEADIYVIDNFSTDGSAAFLQSRFPEVKIIRNDKNYGFAGGYNEGLKKINNEFYCLLNSDVEVTENWITPVLDLFEGNPAIAAVQPKILSFNRKNYFEFAGAAGGLMDNLGYPYCRGRIFDDVEEDKGQYDDETEIFWASGCSLFIRSDDFWEQNGFDARFFAHQEEIDLCWRLINTGKKIFYTGKSTVYHVGGGTLNKQSAQKTYLNIRNNFSMMLKNLPFPKLIVLILFRLCLDSIAGIYFGLKLGFPHFLAVLRAHFSFYAQAPGTWKLRQKHQKSHFYQTKWLVFKHFL from the coding sequence ATGTCGAAAAAAATAGCCGTTGCCATATTAAACTGGAATGGTAAAAACTGGCTTGAGAAATTTTTACCCAGTGTTATCCGATATTCTCCGGAAGCTGATATTTATGTTATTGATAATTTTTCTACCGACGGTTCAGCAGCGTTTTTACAGAGTCGTTTTCCTGAGGTCAAAATCATCAGGAATGATAAAAATTATGGTTTTGCGGGCGGTTATAATGAAGGATTAAAAAAAATAAATAATGAGTTCTACTGTCTGCTGAACTCAGATGTGGAAGTTACGGAAAACTGGATTACGCCGGTTTTGGATCTATTTGAAGGGAATCCTGCTATTGCAGCGGTTCAGCCTAAAATTCTGTCTTTTAACCGCAAAAATTATTTCGAATTTGCAGGTGCTGCCGGCGGGCTAATGGATAACCTAGGCTATCCGTACTGCAGAGGGCGTATTTTCGATGACGTTGAGGAAGATAAGGGACAGTACGATGATGAAACTGAGATTTTCTGGGCTTCGGGATGCAGTCTGTTCATACGTTCTGACGATTTTTGGGAACAGAATGGTTTTGATGCGAGATTTTTCGCCCACCAGGAAGAAATTGATCTGTGCTGGCGGTTAATCAATACCGGGAAAAAGATATTTTATACCGGGAAATCTACTGTATATCATGTAGGCGGCGGAACACTGAATAAACAGAGTGCTCAGAAAACCTATCTGAATATCCGGAATAATTTTTCAATGATGCTGAAAAATCTACCTTTTCCAAAACTGATCGTACTGATACTGTTCAGATTATGCCTTGACAGTATTGCCGGGATTTATTTTGGCTTAAAACTGGGCTTTCCGCATTTTTTGGCAGTACTGAGAGCACATTTTAGTTTTTATGCCCAGGCTCCGGGAACATGGAAGCTTCGGCAAAAGCATCAGAAGAGCCATTTTTATCAGACCAAATGGCTGGTTTTTAAACATTTTTTATAA
- a CDS encoding 2-oxoglutarate dehydrogenase E1 component: MDRFSFLNAAHSQLIEDLYQQYLKYPDSLEPSWKSFFQGFDFALENYGDDENIQYIQASSSSAPAVQQAAQAAANGEVPEHIKKEFKVVNLIEAYRTRGHLFTKTNPVRERRHYTPTLDIENFGLDRSDLNTKFNCAVETGMKGPATLQELIQHLENIYCDSIGVEYIYINNVEEKDFIKQWLQVNENHPVLSANEKTEILLKLNQAVAFENYLHTKFVGQKRFSLEGGETLIPALDQLISRSSQLGVDEVVLGMAHRGRLNVLTNIFGKSYKQIFSEFEGKEFEEDVFSGDVKYHLGSSKKIKTASGEEVSINLTPNPSHLETVAALVEGICRAKVDDKYKGDYSKILPIVIHGDGALAGQGIAYEVAQMMTLEGYRTGGTVHIVVNNQVSFTTNYMDARSSTYCTDIAKVTESPVMHVNADDAEAVVHAIHFAADFRAKFGKDVYIDLLGYRKYGHNEGDEPRFTQPNLYKLISKHPNPREIYKDKLLKDSITSNDVIAKMEADFKGLLDKDFDASKEIEKNVMDVFMADDWTNYPIGKRGAVQLPVDTTYDLAKLKELAVKMSTLPADKKFINKITRLFENRLKAIEGNSLDWALGEWLAYATLLTEGHNVRISGEDVERGTFSHRHAVVKTEDTEEEYIPLRHISETRFDVYNSHLSEYGVLGFDYGYAMASPNTLTIWEAQFGDFVNGAQIIVDQYLAAAEEKWKIQDGLVMLLPHGSEGQGAEHSSARLERFLTLCANENMVVANITSPANYFHLLRRQLKWSFRKPLIVMSPKSLLRHPKVVSPLEDFATGTFQPILDDPTADAGKVEKVVLCSGKLYFELLAKKEELNAENIALVRFEQLYPLQNDAIEAIFNKYENRKQLIWAQEEPENMGAWSYILRNFRDTGIQVVAPVPSGAPAPGSHKMFEKNQNAVINRVFDTNDSPVKRPVTA; encoded by the coding sequence ATGGACAGATTTTCATTCCTAAACGCAGCTCATTCTCAGTTAATTGAGGATTTATACCAACAGTACTTAAAATATCCGGATTCTTTGGAGCCATCATGGAAATCCTTCTTTCAGGGATTCGATTTTGCTTTGGAGAACTATGGTGATGACGAAAATATTCAATATATCCAGGCATCATCCAGTTCAGCTCCTGCAGTTCAGCAGGCAGCCCAGGCGGCAGCTAACGGCGAGGTTCCTGAGCACATCAAAAAGGAATTTAAGGTGGTAAACCTTATTGAGGCGTACAGAACGAGAGGGCATTTGTTTACCAAGACAAATCCGGTTAGAGAAAGAAGACATTATACTCCGACATTAGATATCGAAAATTTCGGTCTGGACAGATCAGATTTAAATACAAAATTTAACTGTGCCGTTGAGACTGGGATGAAAGGGCCTGCAACGCTGCAGGAATTAATTCAGCACCTGGAAAATATCTACTGTGATTCTATCGGTGTTGAGTACATTTACATCAATAACGTTGAAGAAAAGGATTTCATCAAGCAGTGGCTGCAGGTCAATGAAAACCATCCGGTCCTTTCTGCCAATGAAAAAACAGAGATCTTACTTAAATTAAATCAGGCGGTAGCTTTTGAAAATTATCTACACACAAAATTTGTCGGGCAGAAAAGATTCTCCCTGGAAGGAGGGGAAACTCTGATCCCTGCTTTAGATCAGCTGATCTCAAGATCGTCGCAGTTGGGAGTTGATGAAGTGGTTTTAGGAATGGCCCACAGAGGAAGACTGAATGTTTTGACGAATATTTTCGGAAAGTCTTATAAGCAGATTTTCTCGGAATTTGAAGGTAAGGAATTTGAAGAAGATGTATTCTCCGGCGATGTGAAATATCACTTGGGATCATCCAAAAAAATAAAGACAGCTTCGGGAGAAGAAGTTTCAATCAACCTGACACCGAATCCATCTCACCTGGAAACAGTGGCAGCCCTTGTAGAAGGAATCTGCCGTGCAAAAGTGGATGATAAGTATAAAGGAGACTATTCTAAGATCTTACCGATCGTTATTCACGGTGATGGTGCATTGGCCGGACAGGGTATTGCTTACGAAGTGGCCCAGATGATGACGCTGGAAGGATACAGGACAGGAGGTACCGTGCATATTGTTGTTAATAACCAGGTATCTTTTACCACCAACTATATGGATGCAAGGTCTTCTACGTACTGTACCGATATAGCTAAGGTTACGGAATCACCGGTAATGCACGTGAATGCTGATGATGCAGAAGCGGTAGTACATGCCATCCACTTTGCAGCCGATTTCAGAGCCAAATTCGGGAAAGATGTATACATCGACCTGTTAGGATACAGAAAATATGGTCATAACGAAGGTGATGAACCAAGATTCACGCAGCCTAACCTGTATAAATTAATTTCCAAGCATCCGAACCCAAGAGAAATTTATAAAGATAAACTGTTAAAGGACAGCATCACTTCCAACGATGTGATTGCTAAAATGGAAGCGGATTTTAAAGGTCTTTTAGATAAAGATTTTGATGCATCCAAAGAAATAGAGAAAAACGTCATGGATGTTTTCATGGCAGATGACTGGACAAACTATCCGATTGGAAAAAGAGGAGCGGTTCAGTTACCGGTAGATACAACATATGACCTGGCAAAACTGAAGGAACTGGCTGTTAAAATGTCAACACTTCCGGCAGATAAAAAGTTCATCAATAAAATCACAAGGCTTTTTGAAAACCGTCTGAAAGCGATTGAAGGAAATTCTCTGGATTGGGCTTTAGGAGAATGGCTGGCTTATGCCACTCTGCTTACTGAAGGGCACAACGTCAGAATTTCCGGAGAAGATGTAGAAAGAGGAACCTTCTCTCACAGGCATGCTGTGGTAAAAACAGAAGATACCGAAGAAGAATATATTCCTCTGAGACATATTTCTGAAACAAGATTCGATGTCTACAATTCTCACCTTTCAGAATATGGGGTTTTAGGTTTTGATTACGGATATGCTATGGCTTCTCCTAATACGCTGACGATCTGGGAAGCGCAATTCGGAGATTTCGTTAACGGAGCGCAGATTATTGTTGACCAATATTTAGCGGCTGCAGAAGAAAAGTGGAAAATCCAGGATGGTCTCGTGATGTTATTGCCACACGGATCAGAAGGTCAAGGCGCTGAACACTCATCTGCAAGACTGGAAAGATTCCTTACCCTTTGTGCCAATGAAAATATGGTGGTTGCTAATATCACTTCACCGGCCAACTATTTCCACCTGTTGAGAAGACAGTTGAAATGGTCGTTCAGAAAACCATTGATCGTGATGAGTCCGAAATCATTGTTAAGACATCCGAAAGTGGTTTCTCCATTGGAAGATTTCGCAACGGGAACATTCCAGCCGATTTTAGATGATCCGACCGCAGATGCCGGAAAAGTGGAAAAAGTAGTGCTTTGTTCGGGTAAATTATACTTTGAGTTGTTAGCTAAAAAAGAAGAGTTAAATGCTGAAAATATCGCTTTAGTCAGATTCGAACAGCTGTATCCGCTTCAGAATGATGCCATAGAGGCGATCTTTAATAAATATGAAAACAGAAAGCAGCTTATATGGGCTCAGGAAGAACCTGAAAACATGGGAGCATGGTCTTATATTTTAAGAAACTTCAGAGATACGGGAATTCAGGTGGTTGCTCCGGTACCAAGCGGTGCTCCGGCTCCGGGAAGTCACAAAATGTTTGAAAAAAATCAGAATGCGGTCATCAACAGAGTATTCGATACCAACGATTCTCCTGTAAAAAGACCTGTAACGGCTTAA
- a CDS encoding thioredoxin family protein, whose protein sequence is MKKISLIAFLGLSFLAFSQKVSNTSADKTKSSKALITKAGSDAEAKKRSVEEKAKLPKPYDPKADAEADLTKLIAQAKEEGKNIIIQAGGNWCIWCLRFNQYVQTTPELKGIVDANYLYYHLNYSPDNKNEKVFAQYGNPGEKFGYPVFIVLDKDGNMIHIQRSDVLEEGKGYSFEKVKNFFNEWTPKS, encoded by the coding sequence ATGAAAAAAATATCGTTAATCGCATTTTTGGGTTTAAGCTTTCTGGCTTTTTCCCAGAAAGTATCCAATACATCAGCAGATAAGACCAAAAGTTCAAAAGCTTTAATTACCAAAGCCGGGTCTGATGCAGAGGCCAAGAAGAGATCTGTGGAGGAGAAGGCAAAATTACCGAAACCTTATGATCCTAAAGCCGATGCAGAAGCCGATCTTACCAAATTGATCGCTCAGGCAAAAGAGGAAGGCAAAAATATTATAATCCAGGCAGGGGGAAACTGGTGTATCTGGTGCCTCAGATTCAACCAGTATGTGCAGACCACTCCTGAACTGAAAGGAATTGTAGACGCCAATTATCTGTACTATCATCTGAATTACTCTCCTGATAACAAAAATGAAAAGGTTTTCGCTCAATATGGAAATCCGGGTGAAAAATTCGGATATCCTGTTTTTATTGTATTAGATAAAGACGGAAATATGATTCATATACAGAGAAGTGATGTTTTGGAAGAAGGGAAAGGATACAGCTTCGAAAAAGTGAAAAATTTCTTCAACGAATGGACTCCAAAGTCATAA
- a CDS encoding SRPBCC domain-containing protein, whose protein sequence is MLVGAYAASMYYFVDDSKSFKIEKEIDYPVDKVFAQFNNLQHFTRWNNFFTSSQSMDIDYYTPYEGQGSSISYVDPKNDTQGEMFIRYENQNKTLRYQLFENKNENPTLVDVKFKPVSAEKTKIIWSVHTPKLSVLRRVENFWTEDRFAENITKSMNSLKNVLGNKVEKDNQMAAIKYDSLVVESKESSLLLGINVSTSNKKDALYKNIVINYNKIYNYTTMDLGKKDDEFGFPVLLTDADNYKDKEVSYFLGIPLSKKFGVTDNNFSFRTINASRDYVIYYKGTYEGRVKAIQQLIQKAKKDNMRFNDIRQTFLERPMEGQEVNMKLSLSVYQ, encoded by the coding sequence ATGCTGGTAGGAGCTTATGCTGCTTCCATGTATTATTTTGTAGATGACAGTAAGAGTTTTAAGATAGAAAAAGAGATAGATTATCCTGTAGACAAGGTATTTGCGCAGTTTAATAATCTGCAGCATTTCACCCGGTGGAATAATTTCTTCACAAGCTCCCAAAGTATGGATATTGATTATTATACTCCATATGAGGGGCAGGGGAGTTCGATCAGCTATGTAGATCCTAAAAACGATACCCAGGGAGAAATGTTTATCCGTTATGAAAACCAGAATAAAACCCTGAGATATCAGCTGTTTGAAAACAAAAATGAAAATCCAACGCTGGTGGATGTTAAATTCAAACCCGTTTCTGCAGAGAAAACAAAAATTATATGGTCCGTTCACACTCCGAAATTATCCGTCCTCAGGAGGGTTGAAAATTTCTGGACAGAAGACCGTTTTGCTGAAAATATTACAAAAAGCATGAACAGTCTCAAAAATGTTTTGGGAAATAAAGTGGAAAAAGACAACCAGATGGCTGCTATAAAGTACGACAGCCTGGTTGTTGAAAGTAAAGAATCATCACTCCTGTTGGGCATTAATGTTAGTACATCCAACAAAAAAGATGCACTGTATAAAAATATTGTGATCAATTATAATAAAATTTATAATTATACGACGATGGATCTGGGTAAAAAAGACGATGAATTCGGTTTTCCGGTCTTACTTACCGATGCGGATAATTATAAAGATAAAGAGGTATCTTATTTTCTTGGAATTCCCCTTTCCAAAAAGTTCGGCGTTACCGATAATAATTTCAGTTTCAGGACCATAAATGCATCCCGGGATTATGTGATTTATTATAAAGGAACTTACGAAGGAAGAGTAAAGGCAATACAACAATTAATCCAGAAAGCAAAGAAGGATAACATGCGTTTTAATGACATCCGTCAGACTTTCTTAGAACGTCCGATGGAAGGGCAGGAAGTCAATATGAAGCTCTCTTTATCCGTTTATCAGTAA
- a CDS encoding endonuclease V, whose product MNLVFDTYYFDGNRANTICLAFEDWKSARPDFEFSEIKNGVEEYIPGQFYKRELPCIVSLLEKIKTRIQKISCIIIDGFVYVDDEKGPGLGKHLYDYLNGGIPVIGVAKTNFATVEHYKLPLIRGMSANPLYISSAGIEMDMASDLIRMMHGSYRIPTLLKQVDHLTRQIN is encoded by the coding sequence ATGAATCTGGTTTTTGATACTTATTATTTTGACGGAAACAGGGCCAATACCATTTGCCTGGCTTTCGAAGACTGGAAATCGGCCCGTCCGGATTTCGAGTTTTCTGAAATTAAAAACGGGGTCGAAGAATATATTCCCGGACAGTTTTATAAAAGAGAGCTTCCCTGTATTGTCAGTCTTTTAGAGAAAATAAAAACCCGGATCCAGAAAATATCATGCATTATTATTGATGGTTTTGTCTACGTAGATGATGAAAAGGGTCCGGGACTGGGAAAACATCTCTATGACTACCTGAATGGTGGAATTCCCGTAATAGGAGTTGCCAAAACAAATTTTGCCACGGTAGAACATTATAAATTACCTCTGATAAGAGGAATGAGTGCAAATCCTCTTTATATTTCAAGTGCAGGAATTGAAATGGATATGGCCTCTGATCTGATCAGAATGATGCACGGAAGCTATAGAATTCCTACCCTTCTGAAACAAGTTGATCATTTAACCCGACAAATTAATTAA
- the apaG gene encoding Co2+/Mg2+ efflux protein ApaG: protein MIFSKMTSDIKVSVVPEYDSKNSYPSENRYVFKYNITIENDGSFPIKILKRKWLIFDVGFGYTEIIGDGVIGLTPEIQVNENFGYFSNVMLRSGVGNMSGKYLVKNMETEESFEIDIPKFNLLSEVLSN, encoded by the coding sequence ATGATATTTTCAAAAATGACCTCAGATATCAAAGTTTCAGTAGTTCCTGAATATGATAGTAAAAACAGTTATCCGTCTGAAAACCGTTACGTTTTCAAATATAATATTACCATTGAAAATGATGGAAGTTTTCCTATAAAAATCCTCAAAAGAAAATGGTTGATCTTCGACGTCGGTTTCGGATATACGGAAATAATCGGTGATGGAGTGATCGGGCTGACTCCCGAAATCCAGGTAAATGAAAATTTCGGTTATTTTTCAAATGTTATGTTACGTTCAGGAGTAGGGAATATGAGTGGAAAATACCTTGTCAAAAACATGGAAACCGAGGAAAGTTTCGAAATAGACATACCGAAGTTTAACCTTCTGTCCGAGGTTCTGAGTAATTAA
- a CDS encoding 3'-5' exonuclease: MDFCALDFETATHDRSSACELGICIVQNSRIVETKTWLIKPPSFPYFNKFNVAVHGIQPEDVKDAPSFDEIWYEVQEMMYGTLMIAHNASFDAGVLKGCLDYYGMFKPSLNYLCSIQLAKKSWNYLPKYGLKHLAEYHQIQFNHHRAGDDAEACAKISLLAFEKLFLTSNEEVSEFMKLKIKKL, from the coding sequence ATGGATTTTTGCGCATTAGATTTCGAAACAGCCACTCATGACCGGAGCTCTGCATGTGAGCTGGGCATATGCATTGTGCAGAATTCGCGAATTGTAGAAACTAAAACCTGGCTGATAAAGCCTCCGAGTTTTCCCTATTTTAATAAATTTAATGTGGCGGTACACGGTATCCAGCCGGAAGATGTAAAAGATGCTCCATCTTTCGATGAGATCTGGTATGAAGTACAGGAAATGATGTACGGAACTCTTATGATTGCGCATAACGCGAGTTTTGATGCAGGTGTTTTAAAAGGCTGTCTGGACTACTACGGCATGTTTAAACCAAGTTTAAACTATCTCTGCAGTATTCAGCTGGCAAAAAAATCTTGGAACTATCTTCCTAAATATGGCCTAAAACATCTTGCCGAGTATCACCAGATCCAGTTTAATCACCACAGAGCAGGAGACGATGCCGAAGCCTGCGCCAAGATTTCTCTTCTGGCTTTTGAAAAATTATTTCTGACGAGTAATGAGGAAGTTTCTGAATTTATGAAGCTTAAGATAAAAAAACTCTGA
- a CDS encoding lysophospholipid acyltransferase family protein: MNFLIKILYLISKLPLKILYIFSDIIFFLNYYIVGYRKNVITQNLQNSFPEKSEKEIGEIRKKFYRNFSDYLVETIKSFSISETEARVRMQHINQDLFHEAKDEGKNIILMAGHVFNWEWMNALATLTPQKNSHPVYRKVNSSFWEDQMKKVRNKFGNEALEANEVILNIFRNKNDGESIYMFVADQTPHVAHVNYGLQFLNQRTPAFIGYDKLATRMDLIFIYCEMKKVKRGFYQVNYHRIYPDGEKFTENEVVKKFHKLLENTLHKRPDNYLWSHRKWKYQDSIKKYDAEKK; this comes from the coding sequence ATGAATTTTCTGATCAAAATATTATATTTAATCTCCAAGCTGCCACTGAAAATATTGTATATTTTTTCAGATATCATCTTTTTTCTCAACTATTATATCGTAGGTTACAGAAAAAATGTGATCACACAGAATTTACAGAATTCTTTTCCGGAAAAATCTGAAAAAGAGATCGGCGAAATACGGAAAAAGTTTTATCGCAACTTTTCGGATTATCTTGTAGAAACGATAAAATCCTTCAGCATCAGTGAAACGGAAGCCAGGGTAAGAATGCAGCACATTAATCAGGACTTATTTCATGAGGCTAAAGACGAAGGGAAGAATATCATTCTGATGGCAGGACACGTTTTTAACTGGGAATGGATGAATGCACTGGCTACTTTGACGCCCCAGAAAAACTCGCATCCGGTATATAGAAAAGTCAACAGCAGTTTTTGGGAAGATCAGATGAAGAAAGTCCGTAATAAATTCGGAAACGAAGCTTTAGAAGCCAATGAAGTTATTTTAAATATTTTCAGAAATAAAAATGACGGAGAATCTATTTACATGTTTGTTGCAGATCAGACGCCCCATGTTGCCCATGTAAATTATGGCCTGCAATTCTTAAATCAGCGTACGCCTGCCTTTATCGGTTACGATAAACTGGCCACCAGAATGGATCTGATTTTTATTTATTGTGAGATGAAGAAGGTGAAAAGAGGTTTTTACCAGGTGAATTACCACAGAATCTATCCTGACGGGGAAAAATTCACAGAAAATGAAGTGGTAAAAAAATTTCATAAGCTGCTGGAAAATACTTTACATAAGAGACCTGACAACTATCTGTGGTCACATAGAAAGTGGAAATATCAGGACTCGATAAAAAAATATGATGCTGAAAAAAAATAG
- a CDS encoding MFS transporter, producing the protein MQHNTIYHKWVPQWLKLPLLIVALFPHLMLLSILHSNSAFTSSFMDVDSDDIQYLMILMYGTFVVTLLVIQRFMAYFSVKYYTLLMSSVSILILYGLSVTNDYHIILVIRFLEGIFGVMEGAIFLPLIIAELRTKHAKEIAYTFMYTIILTGGTLTTSLMKSSIEDYDFKHMILMMVYFHVFVLMIAFAIFNKNRFFPKKPLYQLDITSWFLLWICLQAGGYALIYGKRMMWFESDIIVGCFLIFLIFGGLFMLKQRNQQRPFFHFEVFSSKNLIAGIILFFIFYILRSSINNVYSVMTTVWKWPWDYIVEIQYWNVAGSILGVFLSAICITKGASSRLVFFTGFLILAIDCAWFTYTFYPDTTLSTICPPLFLQGVGQGLLFTPLVFFLIAGTPEQYVSNATAVGTATRFWTTAIGYALMQNLMLFLTLKHSDALSSTLLDTNPLFYSKWNELFGTNMTRLPVNESLSMTAAAFKSKINAQAILLSNMEIFTGLFWLALITAFVILLYHPVKIAVRNIM; encoded by the coding sequence ATGCAACATAATACTATTTATCACAAATGGGTGCCTCAATGGCTGAAACTTCCGCTTCTGATCGTAGCGCTGTTTCCCCACCTGATGCTCTTGTCGATCTTACACTCGAACAGCGCCTTCACCTCTTCTTTTATGGATGTAGACTCAGATGATATCCAGTATTTAATGATTTTGATGTACGGGACATTTGTAGTTACCCTCTTAGTAATCCAGCGGTTTATGGCCTATTTCAGCGTAAAATATTATACACTGTTAATGTCTTCCGTTTCCATTCTCATTCTTTACGGGCTTTCGGTAACCAATGATTATCATATTATTCTGGTTATCCGCTTTCTGGAAGGTATTTTCGGAGTGATGGAAGGAGCTATTTTTCTACCGCTCATCATTGCGGAGCTCAGGACAAAACACGCCAAAGAAATTGCTTACACCTTCATGTACACCATCATTCTCACCGGGGGCACATTAACGACTTCCCTGATGAAATCCAGCATTGAAGATTACGATTTTAAACATATGATTTTAATGATGGTCTATTTCCACGTCTTTGTTTTGATGATTGCCTTTGCCATTTTTAATAAAAACAGATTTTTCCCTAAAAAGCCACTGTATCAGCTTGATATTACAAGCTGGTTTCTGCTCTGGATCTGCCTTCAGGCCGGCGGATACGCGTTGATTTACGGAAAGAGAATGATGTGGTTCGAATCTGACATCATTGTGGGATGTTTTCTGATATTCCTGATTTTTGGAGGATTATTTATGCTAAAACAGAGAAATCAACAGCGTCCGTTTTTTCATTTTGAAGTATTCAGCTCTAAAAACCTGATTGCAGGGATTATTCTTTTTTTTATTTTCTACATTCTGAGATCATCGATCAATAATGTATACAGTGTGATGACAACCGTCTGGAAATGGCCGTGGGACTACATTGTTGAAATCCAGTACTGGAATGTTGCGGGAAGCATTCTGGGTGTTTTCCTTTCTGCAATATGTATCACAAAAGGAGCGTCTTCAAGGTTGGTATTCTTCACGGGATTTCTCATTTTGGCGATTGACTGTGCATGGTTTACTTATACTTTTTATCCTGACACAACCCTGAGCACGATTTGTCCGCCTTTATTTCTTCAGGGCGTCGGGCAGGGACTGCTTTTTACCCCTTTGGTTTTCTTTTTAATTGCAGGAACACCCGAACAATATGTTTCCAATGCTACGGCAGTAGGAACGGCCACCAGATTCTGGACGACAGCGATCGGATATGCCTTGATGCAAAACCTGATGTTATTTTTAACGTTAAAACATTCGGACGCATTAAGCTCAACATTGCTGGATACCAATCCTTTATTTTACTCAAAATGGAATGAGCTGTTCGGAACAAACATGACCAGACTTCCTGTCAATGAATCTCTGTCCATGACCGCCGCAGCTTTCAAGTCGAAAATTAATGCACAGGCGATACTCCTGTCCAATATGGAAATTTTTACGGGATTATTCTGGCTGGCATTAATAACGGCTTTCGTTATTCTGTTATATCATCCGGTAAAAATTGCGGTGAGAAATATTATGTAA